A part of Euryarchaeota archaeon genomic DNA contains:
- a CDS encoding FAD-binding oxidoreductase — translation MTDPRKIVVVGAGVLGLGLAYQLSKRGVRDITVVDKGYILSGASGRNGGGVRAQWTTRDNIIMARESISMFKGLSEELGINNWFRQGGYLFLAYDDEKRRALEKSAAFQRQHGVPTRMVDAREARKIVPGLAVEKVVGASYNPTDGIIFPWPVVWGYWQRCRERGVKVMTGTTVTGFGKSSSWLYSVKTDKGELEADLVVNAAGGWAKGIAALADVKLPNTAMRHEILVTEPLKAFLGPMVVDTRNGLYFNQVMRGEIVAGISNPTEKPGINSASSLEFMKSISKAMLDVLPGLRSVSVVRQWAGLYDLTPDGHPIIGSTPDLMNMYQLNGFSGHGFMLSPFVTNLAADAITGKRTALDMSRFSLERFAKGDVEKETMVIG, via the coding sequence TTGACCGACCCGCGTAAGATCGTGGTCGTCGGCGCCGGTGTCTTGGGACTGGGCCTTGCATACCAATTGTCGAAACGAGGTGTGCGCGACATCACCGTGGTCGACAAGGGGTACATCCTCTCCGGCGCCTCGGGGCGTAACGGAGGCGGAGTCCGCGCACAGTGGACGACGCGCGATAACATAATCATGGCGCGCGAATCCATCTCGATGTTCAAAGGTCTCAGCGAGGAGCTTGGGATAAACAACTGGTTCCGACAGGGCGGTTACCTGTTCCTCGCCTACGACGACGAGAAGCGACGTGCCCTTGAAAAAAGCGCGGCGTTCCAGCGGCAACACGGGGTGCCGACGCGGATGGTCGACGCCCGGGAGGCGCGGAAGATCGTTCCAGGCCTTGCCGTGGAAAAGGTCGTCGGGGCCTCATACAATCCAACGGACGGCATCATCTTCCCATGGCCGGTCGTCTGGGGTTATTGGCAGCGCTGCCGTGAGCGTGGCGTCAAGGTCATGACCGGGACGACGGTCACGGGCTTTGGAAAATCGTCTTCGTGGCTCTACTCGGTGAAGACCGACAAGGGCGAACTCGAGGCCGACCTCGTGGTCAACGCCGCCGGGGGTTGGGCCAAGGGGATCGCAGCGCTCGCCGACGTGAAACTGCCGAACACAGCGATGCGCCACGAAATACTCGTCACCGAGCCACTCAAGGCGTTCCTTGGACCGATGGTGGTCGACACGCGAAACGGCCTCTATTTCAACCAGGTGATGCGAGGCGAGATCGTCGCCGGCATCAGCAATCCGACCGAAAAGCCGGGCATCAATTCGGCGTCGAGCCTGGAATTCATGAAATCCATCTCCAAAGCGATGCTCGACGTTCTGCCGGGCCTTCGGAGCGTCAGCGTCGTCCGCCAGTGGGCGGGGCTTTACGACCTCACGCCGGACGGCCACCCGATCATCGGTTCGACGCCCGATCTCATGAACATGTACCAACTGAACGGGTTCAGCGGACACGGGTTCATGCTCTCACCGTTCGTCACGAACCTCGCCGCCGACGCGATCACGGGCAAAAGGACCGCGCTAGACATGAGCCGTTTCTCCTTGGAACGCTTCGCGAAAGGCGATGTCGAGAAGGAGACGATGGTGATCGGTTGA
- a CDS encoding ArsR family transcriptional regulator, with amino-acid sequence MKRRDAPTLDEADLEVVTLLTNLGMDHKLAKVITFLSQVPEGKSTDIERGCKLRQPEVSVATKLLRDRGWIVTEERKKGGKGRPVHYYRLETPLPKIVDTIEQSKRQEIEGELEKIGRLKGMVNGS; translated from the coding sequence TTGAAACGGAGAGATGCACCGACACTTGATGAAGCGGACCTTGAAGTCGTCACGCTTCTCACGAACCTGGGGATGGACCACAAACTCGCAAAGGTCATCACCTTCCTGTCGCAAGTGCCCGAGGGCAAGTCCACCGACATAGAGCGCGGGTGCAAGCTGCGCCAACCAGAAGTCTCCGTCGCCACGAAACTGCTTCGCGACCGAGGCTGGATCGTCACCGAAGAGCGAAAGAAAGGCGGAAAAGGACGGCCCGTCCACTACTACCGGCTCGAAACGCCGCTGCCGAAGATCGTAGACACGATCGAGCAGTCGAAGCGGCAGGAGATCGAGGGCGAACTCGAAAAGATCGGTCGCCTAAAGGGCATGGTAAACGGCAGCTGA
- a CDS encoding FAD synthase encodes MTPRPEPGTTGPSTKTPLKRGSKKKRVRVMAVGVFDIIHLGHIHYLEAARGLGDELVVVVSTDKMVMKRKHVPITPQEMRVRLVGALKPVDNAVLGHTDDQLKSVEDVRPDIIALGYDDYHNVDELKRKLAERGLHPEIVRVNAFRHDLDGTRKIIRKIFDSGLFESPVIRDLKPQKEGTEGQ; translated from the coding sequence ATGACGCCACGTCCCGAACCGGGAACGACCGGCCCCTCCACGAAAACGCCCCTGAAACGTGGGTCGAAAAAGAAACGGGTGCGTGTCATGGCCGTCGGCGTCTTCGACATCATCCACCTCGGCCACATCCACTACCTCGAAGCGGCCCGGGGCCTCGGCGACGAACTTGTCGTCGTCGTCTCCACCGACAAGATGGTGATGAAGAGGAAACACGTCCCCATAACGCCCCAGGAGATGCGGGTCCGTCTCGTCGGCGCCTTGAAACCCGTGGACAATGCGGTCTTGGGCCACACCGACGACCAACTGAAATCGGTCGAGGACGTCCGCCCCGACATCATCGCGCTCGGCTACGACGACTACCACAACGTCGATGAGTTGAAACGCAAGCTTGCCGAACGGGGGCTCCACCCGGAGATCGTCCGCGTGAACGCGTTCAGGCATGACCTCGACGGAACGAGGAAGATCATCCGCAAGATCTTCGACAGTGGCCTCTTCGAATCACCGGTCATAAGGGATCTGAAGCCCCAGAAGGAGGGGACCGAGGGCCAGTGA
- a CDS encoding ABC transporter permease subunit, with protein MPEGVTGYPRWGGVLNNRPAVGVVAAEEIRKAINNTWSRTALTLVLAYTIVYLGSMYTLSRGRGDGVHTMENFLFFLNNLRWGVLAVGAAMAGPALLEDSRRGALELYLSRAVTRLDYLAGKVLAIVGVTTLAVFIPALLYFAMSFVFFTVQPQDWNLMPLRALVYGLMWGLVVSGLGLGLSCVAKSSRAATLILFGGFAVADVIVANLLQGITRDPNMQLLSPFSAAAAQVEWIFALPPTGAVPAWWGLIELSVLVLIGWGFVAWKHPRLAGET; from the coding sequence GTGCCTGAGGGTGTCACGGGTTACCCGCGATGGGGTGGTGTGCTCAACAACCGGCCAGCGGTCGGTGTCGTCGCGGCCGAGGAGATAAGGAAGGCGATCAACAACACGTGGTCCCGCACGGCGCTCACACTGGTGCTTGCTTACACCATCGTGTACCTTGGGAGTATGTACACGCTTTCCCGGGGGCGCGGCGACGGCGTCCACACGATGGAGAATTTCCTCTTCTTCCTGAACAACCTTAGATGGGGTGTACTCGCCGTCGGCGCGGCGATGGCGGGGCCGGCGCTTCTTGAGGATTCGCGCCGCGGGGCCTTGGAACTCTACCTTTCGAGGGCGGTGACGCGCCTCGATTACCTTGCCGGAAAAGTGCTCGCGATCGTCGGGGTCACGACACTCGCCGTCTTCATCCCCGCCCTTCTCTACTTCGCAATGTCATTCGTCTTCTTCACGGTACAGCCGCAGGATTGGAACCTCATGCCGTTACGCGCCCTCGTTTATGGCCTCATGTGGGGCCTGGTGGTCTCCGGCTTGGGGCTCGGCCTATCGTGTGTCGCGAAATCAAGCCGGGCCGCCACGTTGATCCTCTTCGGCGGCTTCGCCGTGGCCGACGTGATCGTCGCGAACCTCCTTCAGGGCATCACCCGGGACCCGAACATGCAGCTCCTGTCCCCGTTCTCCGCCGCGGCAGCCCAGGTCGAATGGATATTCGCCCTCCCCCCCACCGGCGCCGTCCCTGCGTGGTGGGGGCTCATCGAACTCTCGGTGCTGGTGCTCATCGGTTGGGGCTTCGTCGCATGGAAGCACCCGCGC
- a CDS encoding (2Fe-2S)-binding protein: protein MKDSSGAGSKPPVGGLSFTYNGRTIEASAKDTIASALYRRGIRIFSRSVKYHRPRGLTCVAGHCTACMVEVDGVPDVRACTALARPCKVRSQNVFPSVKWDLFSITDYAFPKNFEYQRRFLRPKSVNRAFYWLVRRMAGVGRFKGDERPSTAAALETMETEVLVIGGGVAGMAAAKASAEKGARTMLVASGLELGGAALHATMRVRSAKGVIATLPSSVLAWTGSTALGYYDGMVLVERGGRLVEVRPRSVVVAVGGHEATPLFPNCDLPGVISARVVRYLWGRFGVPPGKRAIVDLGPNGDEGVVSDIAAAGTQVVKVIRTDAETTQGERSIVRAHGFTTLKAVTVDQDGRPERIKCDLYVYAHGARPAPELFQQAGCRMRYSENLGAYVPETDAVGTTSNERVFAAGLSAGYTDVDECLRSGGLAGAKAADMANMDGRIGAGKGAEVPAR from the coding sequence TTGAAGGATTCGAGTGGCGCAGGTTCAAAGCCCCCCGTGGGCGGACTGAGCTTCACGTACAACGGCCGCACCATCGAAGCCTCCGCCAAGGACACCATCGCCTCCGCACTGTACCGGCGCGGGATCCGGATCTTCTCACGTAGCGTCAAGTACCACCGCCCGCGCGGGTTGACTTGTGTCGCAGGCCATTGCACGGCGTGCATGGTCGAGGTGGACGGCGTCCCGGATGTTCGGGCTTGCACGGCCTTGGCAAGGCCTTGCAAAGTGCGTTCACAGAACGTTTTCCCGAGTGTCAAGTGGGACCTGTTCTCGATCACCGATTATGCGTTCCCGAAGAACTTCGAGTATCAGAGGCGTTTCTTGCGGCCAAAGTCGGTGAACCGTGCGTTCTACTGGCTGGTGCGGCGGATGGCCGGTGTCGGTCGGTTCAAGGGTGACGAGCGGCCGTCGACGGCGGCGGCCCTTGAAACCATGGAAACGGAAGTGTTGGTGATCGGCGGTGGTGTTGCGGGCATGGCCGCGGCAAAAGCATCCGCGGAAAAGGGCGCCCGCACTATGCTTGTCGCAAGCGGTCTTGAGCTCGGGGGCGCAGCTCTCCATGCGACGATGCGTGTCCGATCGGCGAAGGGCGTCATCGCGACACTGCCTTCTTCGGTCCTCGCTTGGACCGGTTCGACGGCGTTGGGCTACTACGACGGCATGGTCCTCGTCGAGCGGGGCGGCCGGCTGGTGGAGGTCCGACCCCGAAGCGTCGTCGTCGCGGTGGGCGGCCACGAGGCCACGCCCCTTTTCCCGAACTGCGACCTTCCGGGCGTCATCTCCGCTCGCGTGGTGCGCTACCTTTGGGGGCGCTTCGGCGTCCCACCTGGTAAACGGGCCATCGTCGACCTCGGTCCCAACGGCGACGAGGGCGTCGTCTCGGATATCGCAGCCGCCGGAACGCAGGTCGTCAAGGTGATCCGCACCGACGCGGAGACGACGCAGGGGGAACGGTCGATCGTGCGTGCTCACGGATTCACGACCCTCAAGGCGGTCACGGTCGACCAAGACGGAAGGCCCGAACGGATAAAGTGCGACCTCTACGTCTACGCGCACGGAGCAAGACCAGCACCCGAACTATTCCAACAGGCGGGCTGCAGGATGCGATACTCAGAGAACTTGGGCGCGTATGTCCCCGAAACGGACGCTGTCGGGACGACGTCGAACGAGCGCGTCTTCGCCGCCGGACTTTCCGCCGGCTACACGGACGTCGACGAGTGTCTTCGGTCGGGCGGACTCGCCGGCGCCAAGGCAGCGGACATGGCGAACATGGACGGGAGGATCGGCGCGGGGAAGGGTGCCGAGGTGCCGGCGAGATGA
- the ribH gene encoding 6,7-dimethyl-8-ribityllumazine synthase, with protein sequence MRVAFVVAEFNYDITSRMLQLARAHLKEKGGDEGPVAHVPGAFDIPGVAKHFLSRPDIDGVVAIAAVIKGETDHDVLVANSAAQALMDLVLQTGKPVGLAILGPRVTKAQAEARIDNAKRAVDAVLLTHRWKHTP encoded by the coding sequence GTGCGCGTAGCCTTCGTGGTCGCCGAGTTCAACTACGACATCACTTCCCGGATGCTGCAACTCGCGAGGGCCCACCTCAAGGAAAAAGGCGGCGATGAAGGGCCGGTGGCCCACGTGCCTGGTGCCTTCGACATCCCGGGCGTCGCCAAACATTTCCTCTCGCGGCCCGACATCGACGGCGTCGTCGCCATCGCTGCAGTCATCAAGGGCGAGACGGACCACGATGTCCTGGTCGCCAATTCGGCGGCGCAAGCACTCATGGATCTCGTTTTGCAGACCGGAAAACCGGTGGGTCTCGCGATCCTAGGTCCTCGCGTCACCAAGGCGCAGGCCGAGGCCCGGATCGACAACGCGAAGCGCGCCGTCGACGCTGTCTTACTGACCCACCGATGGAAACACACCCCATGA
- a CDS encoding (2Fe-2S)-binding protein produces the protein MTTPKCVVCPCEDITTTEIEDAIEVGLSDVESIKRYTGVATGACQGKICLPALRTIIVSVTGKTVDEVGTMVHRPPLRPVPIGELAGEAPRG, from the coding sequence ATGACGACGCCGAAATGCGTCGTCTGCCCGTGCGAGGACATCACGACCACCGAGATCGAGGACGCGATCGAGGTGGGACTTTCCGACGTCGAGTCGATCAAGCGCTACACGGGGGTCGCAACGGGTGCTTGCCAGGGGAAGATCTGCCTACCTGCATTGCGGACGATCATCGTGAGCGTAACGGGAAAGACCGTCGATGAGGTAGGGACGATGGTCCACAGGCCGCCATTGAGACCCGTCCCGATAGGAGAGCTGGCAGGAGAGGCGCCCCGTGGATGA
- a CDS encoding 30S ribosomal protein S17e: MGNIRPTYIKRVADELLAKYPTSFTSDFQLNKMKVGELTDVQAKGMRNRIAGLVTRRVRRRDSTPL, from the coding sequence ATGGGAAACATCCGACCGACCTACATCAAGCGCGTCGCCGACGAACTGTTGGCCAAGTACCCGACCAGTTTCACCAGCGACTTCCAACTGAACAAGATGAAGGTCGGCGAGCTCACCGACGTGCAGGCCAAGGGCATGCGTAACCGCATCGCCGGCCTTGTCACGCGCCGTGTGCGAAGGCGCGACTCGACACCGCTTTGA
- a CDS encoding PaaI family thioesterase — protein sequence MARRRRSTTRRRAATKSATATKRRTAPRRKKTRSRAQRLPHHHPTSRAERIAAKVPSWNLLGLEIERAGRTGAAVRLKYKRGFSNSFTIHGGVIAGMMDSAGAIAVAAQHVPFDHFTTVEMKVNYLRPGLERDLRCTARVLKMGRTLIIVEADVFGEGQHLSRGLITYMKID from the coding sequence TTGGCAAGAAGGAGACGATCGACGACAAGACGTCGAGCCGCGACGAAAAGTGCGACGGCCACGAAGCGCCGGACCGCGCCACGACGTAAGAAGACCCGCAGCCGGGCCCAAAGACTGCCGCACCATCACCCGACGTCCCGCGCCGAGCGCATCGCGGCGAAGGTGCCGTCTTGGAACCTGCTCGGCCTTGAGATCGAACGTGCGGGGCGCACGGGCGCGGCGGTCCGGCTGAAGTACAAGCGCGGATTCTCGAACTCGTTCACGATCCACGGCGGGGTGATCGCCGGCATGATGGACAGCGCCGGCGCGATCGCGGTCGCCGCGCAGCACGTCCCGTTCGACCACTTCACGACCGTGGAGATGAAGGTGAACTACCTTCGCCCGGGACTTGAGCGTGATCTTCGGTGCACGGCGCGGGTACTGAAGATGGGCAGGACCCTCATCATAGTGGAAGCCGACGTCTTCGGCGAGGGGCAGCACCTATCGCGTGGCCTCATCACGTACATGAAGATCGATTGA
- a CDS encoding ABC transporter ATP-binding protein — MANLVELENVSKFYGAQQALGPLTLTVPSTSVGLLGPNGAGKSTLIRLLLGMVPPTSGTVRVLGEDVSRKNTSLRRRIGYAPEGDAHFPALTGVEAVGLAGRLVGMGSADALQRAHQVLDYVELGEERYRLVEKYSTGMRQRLKLAQALVHDPELLILDEPTEGVDPEGRAHILGLIRELEKEHGLKTLISSHLLHDVEQLTEYAVVLNEGRAAAQGPLSELKSLPTKAFLVRTTGSMEPLMERLGAAGITFEPMLPNLRVNTDDPHQILRAASECGLVVRHIAPLELTLEEAFQQAVAPTSVGVTTSA; from the coding sequence ATGGCGAACCTGGTCGAACTCGAAAACGTCTCCAAGTTCTACGGCGCGCAACAGGCGCTCGGACCCCTCACGCTCACCGTTCCGTCGACCTCGGTCGGCCTCTTGGGACCGAACGGCGCCGGCAAGAGCACCCTTATCCGTCTCCTACTTGGGATGGTCCCACCGACATCGGGCACGGTCCGGGTGCTCGGGGAAGACGTTTCGCGGAAGAACACGAGCCTACGCCGACGCATCGGGTACGCGCCGGAAGGTGACGCGCATTTTCCAGCGTTGACCGGTGTCGAGGCCGTCGGCCTCGCAGGGCGCCTCGTCGGGATGGGAAGCGCCGACGCCCTACAACGGGCGCATCAAGTCCTTGACTACGTCGAACTGGGCGAAGAACGGTACCGTCTTGTCGAGAAGTACAGCACGGGAATGAGGCAGCGCCTCAAACTCGCGCAGGCCCTCGTGCACGACCCCGAACTCCTGATACTTGACGAGCCCACGGAAGGCGTCGACCCGGAGGGACGCGCGCACATCCTCGGGCTCATCCGCGAACTCGAGAAAGAGCACGGGTTGAAGACGCTCATCTCCTCGCATCTTCTCCACGATGTCGAACAGCTCACCGAGTACGCGGTCGTCCTCAACGAGGGGCGGGCCGCCGCACAAGGGCCCCTTTCGGAGTTGAAGTCGTTACCGACGAAGGCGTTCCTCGTGCGCACCACGGGGTCCATGGAGCCTTTGATGGAGCGCTTGGGCGCCGCAGGCATAACGTTCGAACCGATGCTTCCGAACCTCCGCGTGAACACCGACGACCCGCACCAGATACTCCGTGCCGCCTCCGAATGCGGTCTAGTGGTACGCCACATCGCTCCCCTTGAACTGACGCTCGAAGAGGCGTTCCAACAAGCGGTGGCCCCGACCTCCGTGGGGGTGACCACGAGTGCCTGA
- a CDS encoding riboflavin synthase, producing MTRIGVADTTFARVDMAAEAIEVLLAKATGIELVRYTVPGIKDLPVACKRLFEVSGCELVMAFGMPGPERIDKQCAHEASMGLQQVQLLTNKHILEVFVHMDEVGCDADLYELARNRAREHALNAIALIEGPTALTPLAGTGQRQGFGDAGPVKATAKRSTGQRPQKKRHTSRRARGN from the coding sequence GTGACGCGGATCGGTGTGGCGGACACGACGTTCGCGCGAGTCGACATGGCCGCCGAGGCCATCGAGGTGCTCTTGGCGAAGGCGACCGGCATCGAGCTTGTGCGCTACACGGTCCCGGGCATCAAGGACCTCCCGGTCGCCTGCAAACGGTTGTTCGAGGTGAGCGGTTGCGAGCTCGTCATGGCGTTTGGGATGCCGGGCCCCGAGAGAATCGACAAGCAGTGCGCGCACGAGGCGTCGATGGGCCTTCAACAGGTCCAACTACTCACGAACAAGCATATCCTCGAGGTCTTCGTCCACATGGACGAGGTCGGATGCGACGCAGACCTCTACGAGTTGGCGCGTAATCGCGCCCGGGAACACGCCTTGAACGCCATCGCGCTCATCGAGGGGCCGACGGCGCTGACGCCGCTTGCCGGGACGGGGCAACGTCAGGGATTCGGGGACGCGGGGCCCGTGAAGGCGACCGCGAAGCGTTCGACGGGACAACGTCCACAGAAGAAGAGGCACACGTCGCGGCGGGCGCGGGGGAATTGA
- a CDS encoding coiled-coil protein, whose amino-acid sequence MPDEEQASGEEASASDADAGKVEEKRVESPQTNDAATSDDAPKDGGSGEASGEGGGRDAENAPAPESEPEPVYFDPNRPIDEQVNEILDKKETLNHQAAAHRQLRDNLNDETRGWAGKRDELNAKVRELIRQANDHKARRDQLNKQVTDAKKLRDELNKAANEKADVLNELKKTRLPKDGESLGRLKMKMRQLEYEQMTKVLTPKKEKELIDMLSALQKELKAKEKAFDQDKEVKEAYLGMKEAKNKAEDQHRGVTELAERAQEAHDSMVRLFEEADKFRKEADESQEKFIAAKMEADKVHHEYIMMVNQIRDYEKAIIGMKGKQRKDRADRGEAHAKDQAELIMEKFKKGEKLSVDDLMTLQKAGLM is encoded by the coding sequence ATGCCTGATGAAGAACAAGCCTCCGGCGAAGAGGCATCCGCTTCGGATGCCGACGCCGGTAAGGTCGAGGAAAAGCGTGTCGAAAGCCCGCAGACGAACGACGCCGCCACGTCCGACGACGCGCCGAAGGACGGCGGTTCCGGCGAGGCCAGCGGCGAAGGGGGCGGACGGGACGCCGAAAACGCGCCGGCGCCCGAGAGCGAACCCGAGCCCGTGTATTTTGACCCTAACCGGCCGATCGACGAGCAGGTCAACGAGATACTCGACAAGAAGGAGACCCTTAACCATCAGGCCGCGGCCCACCGGCAACTACGCGACAACCTGAACGACGAGACGCGCGGGTGGGCGGGAAAGCGTGACGAGTTGAACGCCAAAGTGCGCGAACTCATCCGCCAGGCGAACGACCACAAGGCGCGACGCGACCAATTGAACAAACAGGTCACGGACGCGAAGAAACTCCGAGACGAACTGAACAAGGCCGCCAACGAGAAGGCGGATGTCTTGAACGAACTCAAGAAGACGCGCCTTCCGAAAGACGGTGAGAGCCTCGGACGTCTCAAGATGAAGATGCGGCAGCTCGAGTACGAGCAGATGACGAAGGTCCTCACTCCGAAGAAGGAGAAGGAACTCATCGACATGCTTTCGGCGCTCCAGAAGGAGCTCAAAGCGAAGGAGAAGGCGTTCGACCAGGACAAGGAGGTCAAAGAAGCCTATCTTGGCATGAAGGAGGCCAAGAACAAGGCCGAGGACCAACACCGTGGCGTCACTGAACTCGCCGAACGGGCGCAGGAAGCGCACGATTCGATGGTCCGCCTTTTCGAAGAGGCCGACAAGTTCCGAAAAGAGGCCGACGAGTCACAGGAGAAGTTCATAGCCGCGAAGATGGAGGCGGACAAGGTACACCACGAGTACATCATGATGGTGAACCAGATCCGCGATTACGAAAAAGCCATCATCGGCATGAAGGGAAAGCAGCGAAAGGACCGCGCAGACAGGGGCGAGGCCCACGCGAAGGACCAGGCCGAACTCATCATGGAGAAGTTCAAGAAGGGCGAGAAGCTCTCCGTGGACGACCTGATGACGCTGCAAAAAGCGGGCCTGATGTAG
- the ribB gene encoding 3,4-dihydroxy-2-butanone-4-phosphate synthase codes for MKKTPSPTVLETAFDALRRGKPILVYDGDGREAETDIFYAAQFTDAGRVETLRTVGGGLVFLAVGNEIARRMELPFLQDLYAEDAKRHPVLAKLAANDIRYDARSSFSLTLNHRKTFTGITDEDRALTIRRFATLAEEIVLDPRLDGASSLGAEFRSPGHVHLCIASARPFIERKGHTELGVALLEMSGLTPVMAGCEMLGKGRALAKAEAALYARKTGAPFLEGATIAAAYEKYKKGNGDSAPK; via the coding sequence GTGAAAAAGACGCCGTCCCCGACCGTCCTCGAAACCGCGTTCGATGCATTGCGCCGAGGAAAGCCGATTCTCGTCTACGACGGGGACGGACGCGAGGCGGAGACCGACATATTCTACGCGGCGCAATTCACCGACGCCGGACGCGTCGAGACGCTGCGCACCGTCGGCGGCGGACTGGTCTTTCTTGCGGTCGGCAACGAGATCGCACGGCGCATGGAGTTGCCGTTCCTCCAAGACCTCTACGCCGAGGACGCCAAACGCCACCCGGTACTTGCAAAACTCGCGGCAAACGACATACGCTACGACGCCCGCTCCAGCTTCAGCCTCACGTTGAACCACCGGAAGACATTCACCGGGATCACCGACGAAGACCGGGCTCTCACGATCCGGCGCTTCGCGACACTCGCAGAGGAGATCGTCCTGGACCCGCGGCTCGACGGGGCGAGCTCTCTCGGCGCGGAGTTCAGAAGCCCCGGCCACGTGCACCTTTGCATCGCTTCGGCAAGACCCTTCATCGAGAGGAAGGGCCACACCGAACTCGGGGTCGCGCTCCTCGAAATGAGCGGTCTTACGCCCGTGATGGCGGGTTGCGAGATGCTCGGCAAGGGACGGGCGCTCGCGAAGGCGGAGGCTGCCCTTTACGCGAGAAAAACCGGCGCGCCGTTCCTCGAAGGAGCGACGATCGCCGCCGCCTATGAGAAGTATAAGAAAGGGAACGGAGATTCCGCGCCGAAATGA